In one window of Coleofasciculaceae cyanobacterium DNA:
- a CDS encoding glycosyltransferase — MAIAIPYLRGSTTNHHVTKMPSLQPHKSNKLKSPKIFPQQYSQQRKWRIILYSHDTMGLGHKRRNLLIAQTLAISAINADILMISGMGDANQFQIPPGIDYLTLPALHKSTDGQYQARRLDLSLKEIINLRSQIIHTTVQTFKPDVLIVDNVPRGAMGELNATLHYLRNETNTRCVLGLRDVLDEPKVIRRSWKQNNYQDTIRRYYDAVWVYGDPRVYNSIQEYGLSADVTAKFRYTGYLDRRSALQFVTQEHLQPTFNLPPGRLALCMVGGGQDGGELAKAFAQSEFPQDTQGVIITGPMMPQKTRQQIQAYTDKRSDLQVLEYVAEPTLLLERADWVISMGGYNTTCEILSFEKRALIVPRIKPRREQLIRVQLLQELGLIDMLHPERLSPESLSAWLRQEKSTPKIRQKLDFRGLERIPQFLAEILEESPNYVSSVVNSK, encoded by the coding sequence ATGGCTATTGCTATTCCTTATTTACGAGGCTCAACTACTAATCACCATGTAACGAAAATGCCGAGTCTGCAACCTCACAAATCGAATAAGCTCAAGTCTCCTAAAATTTTTCCACAGCAGTATTCTCAGCAGCGTAAGTGGCGGATTATTCTCTATTCTCACGACACGATGGGATTGGGACACAAGCGACGTAATCTCTTAATTGCTCAAACCTTGGCCATCTCCGCTATTAATGCGGATATTTTGATGATTAGTGGCATGGGGGATGCAAATCAGTTTCAAATACCTCCTGGTATCGATTACTTAACTCTTCCCGCTCTACATAAAAGCACAGATGGACAGTATCAGGCAAGACGATTGGATCTATCTTTAAAGGAAATTATTAATTTGCGATCGCAAATTATTCACACTACAGTACAAACCTTTAAACCCGATGTTTTGATTGTCGATAATGTACCCAGGGGAGCAATGGGAGAACTCAATGCTACTCTACACTACTTACGAAACGAGACAAATACCCGATGCGTTCTCGGTTTACGTGATGTTTTAGACGAACCCAAGGTAATTCGGCGCAGCTGGAAACAAAATAATTATCAAGATACCATTCGCCGTTATTACGATGCTGTATGGGTTTATGGCGATCCTCGAGTCTATAATTCAATTCAAGAATACGGTTTGAGTGCCGATGTTACCGCCAAATTTCGCTATACAGGCTATCTCGACCGACGTTCTGCACTCCAATTTGTGACGCAGGAACACTTGCAACCAACTTTTAACTTACCACCTGGACGTTTAGCTTTATGTATGGTGGGAGGTGGGCAAGATGGAGGAGAATTAGCTAAAGCCTTTGCTCAAAGCGAGTTTCCTCAAGATACTCAGGGAGTTATCATCACAGGGCCAATGATGCCCCAAAAGACGCGCCAGCAAATTCAAGCTTATACAGACAAGCGGTCTGACTTGCAGGTATTAGAATATGTTGCCGAACCCACACTGTTATTAGAACGGGCTGATTGGGTAATTTCGATGGGAGGATACAACACCACGTGTGAAATTCTCTCCTTTGAAAAACGGGCGTTAATCGTACCAAGAATTAAACCGCGACGAGAACAGCTAATCCGAGTGCAACTTTTACAGGAATTGGGATTGATAGATATGCTACATCCCGAAAGATTGAGTCCTGAATCTTTAAGTGCATGGTTGCGTCAAGAAAAATCGACTCCCAAAATTCGGCAAAAATTAGATTTTCGAGGATTGGAACGTATTCCGCAATTTTTAGCTGAAATCCTGGAAGAATCGCCCAATTACGTGTCGTCTGTAGTAAATAGTAAATAG
- a CDS encoding AI-2E family transporter yields MRFGQWLGLIALIISLYILWQIRQIVLLLFAAVILATVLNRVVRRLQRSRVKRGFAIAITIIILLAVIISFFALIVPSIVEQLQQLVDIVPQVSQRLTTWFEWLQSVIPGSMLEQFQEFKGLENLTQQVQTWLSRLLNNFFVLLNNSFSVVVSILLFLVLTIMLLANPAQYRRIFILAFPAFYRRRVDEILGECEAALVGWIKGTLIAMAVIALVSFIGLSILGVPLPFVNATLAGLLEFIPNLGPTLSVIPPALLALLDAPWKSLAVILLYLAIQQFESLVLVPLLMKQEADLLPVFTILAVVVFSSLFGFLGLFLAIPLLIVVQIWLKEALVKDILNKWNSNRTNNSN; encoded by the coding sequence TTGCGTTTCGGGCAATGGCTGGGTTTAATCGCCCTCATAATTTCTCTTTACATTCTGTGGCAAATTCGGCAAATCGTTCTGCTGCTATTTGCTGCGGTTATTTTGGCAACAGTCTTAAACCGAGTCGTGCGACGATTACAGAGATCGCGCGTCAAACGAGGATTTGCCATTGCTATTACAATTATTATTCTCCTGGCAGTCATCATTAGCTTTTTTGCGCTGATTGTACCGAGTATTGTTGAACAGTTACAACAATTAGTTGATATTGTGCCACAAGTATCCCAAAGACTAACTACTTGGTTTGAGTGGCTGCAATCTGTAATTCCTGGCTCAATGTTAGAACAATTCCAAGAGTTTAAAGGTTTAGAAAATCTCACTCAACAAGTACAAACATGGCTCTCGCGATTGCTAAACAACTTTTTTGTTTTGCTGAATAACTCTTTTAGTGTTGTCGTGAGCATCTTGCTGTTTCTGGTTCTAACCATCATGCTCTTAGCAAATCCTGCTCAATACCGACGCATTTTTATCTTGGCTTTTCCTGCCTTTTACCGCAGGCGGGTTGATGAGATTCTTGGCGAGTGCGAAGCTGCGTTGGTTGGCTGGATTAAAGGTACACTAATCGCTATGGCTGTTATCGCCTTGGTGTCTTTTATTGGGTTGTCAATCTTGGGAGTTCCACTGCCTTTTGTTAACGCGACGTTGGCAGGTTTATTAGAATTTATTCCCAATCTCGGGCCAACCTTGAGCGTCATACCACCGGCACTGCTTGCCTTGCTCGATGCCCCTTGGAAATCTCTGGCAGTAATATTGCTTTACCTCGCGATTCAGCAGTTTGAAAGCCTAGTTTTAGTGCCTCTGCTTATGAAACAAGAGGCAGATCTGTTGCCAGTATTTACAATCTTGGCAGTTGTGGTTTTTTCTAGCTTGTTCGGATTCTTGGGTTTATTTCTCGCTATTCCTCTATTGATTGTGGTGCAGATTTGGCTCAAAGAAGCTTTAGTTAAAGATATTCTCAACAAATGGAATTCAAATAGAACTAACAATTCAAATTAG
- a CDS encoding YhjD/YihY/BrkB family envelope integrity protein, translated as MLRSLIFLDIYIPQWIQLGQILNLIFSFGGTTLLFALLYKVLPDINIAWSNIWIGATTSALLFTIGKFLIGLYLGNSSIGSSYGAASSLVIVLIWVFFSAQILLLGAEFTQVYTRGRGSVIERSN; from the coding sequence TTGCTGCGATCGCTAATTTTTTTGGACATCTATATTCCACAATGGATTCAACTGGGGCAGATACTCAATTTGATCTTTTCTTTTGGGGGAACAACGCTGTTATTTGCTTTACTTTATAAGGTGCTGCCCGATATTAATATTGCTTGGAGCAATATTTGGATTGGAGCCACTACCTCTGCTTTATTATTTACGATTGGCAAGTTTTTAATTGGCTTATATCTCGGTAATAGCAGCATCGGTTCTAGTTATGGCGCAGCCAGCTCTTTAGTTATCGTCTTGATTTGGGTCTTTTTTTCGGCTCAAATTCTTCTACTCGGTGCCGAGTTTACGCAAGTTTACACCAGAGGACGCGGCTCTGTAATTGAGCGGTCAAATTGA
- a CDS encoding YhjD/YihY/BrkB family envelope integrity protein, which yields MQLKTIWVLFKNTAIEWQQDKVSLWAAGIAFYTIFSLAPLLIIGFLLLVSLIFSAVLAAIANFFGHLYSTMDSTGADTQFDLFFWGNNAVICFTL from the coding sequence ATGCAACTAAAAACGATTTGGGTACTGTTTAAGAATACGGCTATCGAGTGGCAACAAGATAAAGTGTCGCTATGGGCTGCGGGAATCGCTTTTTATACAATTTTCTCGCTCGCGCCGTTGTTAATTATTGGTTTTTTGTTACTAGTTTCCCTGATTTTTAGTGCTGTACTTGCTGCGATCGCTAATTTTTTTGGACATCTATATTCCACAATGGATTCAACTGGGGCAGATACTCAATTTGATCTTTTCTTTTGGGGGAACAACGCTGTTATTTGCTTTACTTTATAA
- a CDS encoding ATP-binding cassette domain-containing protein: MKSTTQGTDLKILELTKAFGKQKVLQKLDLEVAPGEFVAIVGRSGCGKSTLLRLIAGLEIPTSGGVLIEGEPLGKLNQSARMMFQDERLLLWKRVLDNVGLGLRGNWKPRARWALEQVGLGDRANDWIATLSGGQRQRVALARALVSQPRLLLLDEPLGALDALTRIEMQRLIEHLWQSQQFTTLLITHDVEEAVTLADRVVLLEAGGVELDIPVPLSRPRHRGDPMFAALVERILERVLNSKTISRKQTADKQFTYSND, translated from the coding sequence ATGAAATCGACTACACAAGGAACAGACCTCAAAATTTTAGAGTTAACTAAAGCCTTTGGCAAACAAAAGGTTTTACAAAAATTAGATTTAGAAGTTGCCCCTGGAGAATTTGTGGCGATCGTCGGACGCAGTGGCTGTGGCAAAAGTACCCTGTTAAGACTAATTGCTGGGTTAGAGATTCCCACCAGTGGAGGCGTATTAATTGAGGGAGAACCTTTAGGCAAGTTAAACCAGTCCGCACGCATGATGTTTCAGGATGAGCGGTTATTGCTTTGGAAACGAGTTTTAGACAACGTTGGCTTAGGACTACGGGGTAATTGGAAACCCAGGGCTAGGTGGGCGTTAGAACAGGTTGGTTTAGGCGATCGCGCCAATGACTGGATTGCTACACTTTCTGGCGGACAGCGTCAACGAGTTGCCTTAGCACGAGCCTTAGTCAGTCAACCGCGCTTACTCCTGTTAGACGAACCTTTAGGTGCGCTCGATGCCCTAACCCGTATAGAAATGCAGCGTTTAATCGAGCATCTGTGGCAGTCACAACAATTCACGACCTTACTAATCACCCATGATGTTGAAGAAGCAGTAACACTAGCTGATCGCGTTGTCTTATTAGAAGCAGGTGGAGTGGAGTTAGATATACCTGTTCCTCTGTCTCGTCCTCGTCACCGTGGTGATCCTATGTTTGCTGCTTTAGTAGAAAGGATCTTAGAGCGCGTACTGAACAGTAAAACCATTTCTAGAAAACAAACTGCCGACAAACAATTTACTTACTCAAACGATTAA
- the ssuC gene encoding aliphatic sulfonate ABC transporter permease SsuC produces MNKILNKKQINLLSPWIVPILLILVWQVLAQIGWISTKVLPTPIAVARAGIHLASTGELYKHIYVSAVRAMWGFIIGGLIGFVLGLLNGVFRWSELLLDTSIQMLRNIPHLAMIPLVILWFGIGDAGRVFLVAIGVLFPIYINTYLGIRTIDRGLLEMGKIYGLSFWELFWQIILPGALPSILVGVRFALGIMWLTLIVAETIAANSGIGYLAMNAREFMQTDVVVFAILLYALLGKLADAIARLLETKLLQWHPSYQF; encoded by the coding sequence ATGAATAAGATTTTAAATAAGAAACAAATAAATTTACTTTCTCCTTGGATAGTACCAATTCTGCTGATTTTGGTTTGGCAAGTATTGGCGCAGATAGGTTGGATTTCTACTAAGGTTTTGCCTACACCTATAGCTGTAGCAAGAGCAGGTATTCATTTAGCTAGCACAGGTGAATTGTACAAACATATTTATGTCAGTGCGGTGCGGGCGATGTGGGGTTTTATTATCGGCGGTTTAATCGGCTTTGTTTTAGGTTTATTAAACGGTGTCTTTCGTTGGTCGGAACTTTTATTAGATACCTCGATACAGATGTTACGCAACATTCCCCATCTAGCGATGATTCCCTTAGTAATTCTCTGGTTTGGTATAGGTGATGCTGGCAGAGTTTTTTTAGTAGCGATCGGGGTTTTATTTCCCATCTACATCAATACCTATCTGGGAATTCGTACTATTGATCGGGGTTTGTTAGAAATGGGCAAGATTTATGGACTCTCATTCTGGGAGCTGTTTTGGCAAATTATTCTTCCTGGTGCATTACCGTCGATTTTGGTGGGCGTGCGTTTTGCTTTAGGAATTATGTGGCTGACATTGATTGTGGCAGAAACGATCGCCGCTAACTCGGGAATTGGCTACCTGGCAATGAATGCTCGCGAATTTATGCAAACGGATGTAGTGGTGTTCGCCATCTTATTGTACGCTTTGTTAGGAAAATTAGCAGATGCGATCGCTCGTCTACTAGAAACGAAATTGCTGCAATGGCATCCCAGTTATCAATTTTAA